Part of the Gramella sp. Hel_I_59 genome, TTTCCTGCAAGTGGTAGTGTTTTAAATTTAAACTTAGAGACTGTTGAAGGTTCTGAGCTTAGTACTTTCAACCCGTTAACTCAGGAAATTGGTTTCACAGTAGAATGTCCTACTGTTGACCTTGCTTCCATTCCTGGTACATATGCTTTCACAGTGGATGAATTTGGGTTTGTTTTAAATAGCGAATTTGAAATCGTAGAAGGCCCAGGTGAAAATGAATTTACTATGGTAAATCTTTCTGGTCATCCAAATCCAGATGCTGGTGGAGAAATGAATTACGATGTAGTATTTTCAATCAACCCTAGTACAGGTTCTATAACTGTGCCGAAACAAGAGGCTTGGCATTATGACACGTTTGGAGGTGATCCAGATTATGGTGTCGGAAGTGTAGAAGGTTCTGGAAGAGCTCTTACATGTATAAGTCAAATAACTTTGAATTTGACTCATACCGTTGAGGCAGGTAGCTTTGGCACCTACAGATTACAATTCGTTAAGAATTAAAATTAAATTCTTATATCAAATTTAAAAAAGCCAGGCTTAAATAGCCTGGCTTTTTATTTCAAGAGAGTTAACCTTTTAAGTTAACAATTTCTAC contains:
- a CDS encoding DUF1735 domain-containing protein, yielding MLATVIGCEEDKVIYDVDNGQSFAGFQSTANPLVFNPVADTENRYTVAVSTRSSMDRQVVVSVDESSTLGTSFYNIDNTTVTIPAGEFSADVIITTPASDVFPASGSVLNLNLETVEGSELSTFNPLTQEIGFTVECPTVDLASIPGTYAFTVDEFGFVLNSEFEIVEGPGENEFTMVNLSGHPNPDAGGEMNYDVVFSINPSTGSITVPKQEAWHYDTFGGDPDYGVGSVEGSGRALTCISQITLNLTHTVEAGSFGTYRLQFVKN